In Synechocystis sp. PCC 6714, the following are encoded in one genomic region:
- a CDS encoding DUF4346 domain-containing protein, with amino-acid sequence MPALIDTVKSIDDELSRRPIDLDPAGYWLVMLDREAGLLKVEHYSNDINDQGLAVDPETGEVIACQGGRKRLPTLTLAGRTAKELCVKIFEELDSCPVTMLNHAAYLGRELMRAELALTGGGEYIQD; translated from the coding sequence ATGCCTGCCCTAATCGATACTGTTAAATCTATTGATGATGAACTTTCCCGTCGTCCCATCGACCTAGACCCAGCCGGTTACTGGTTGGTGATGTTAGACCGGGAAGCCGGGCTATTGAAAGTGGAACACTACAGCAATGACATTAATGACCAGGGTTTAGCGGTGGACCCGGAAACGGGGGAGGTGATTGCCTGCCAAGGGGGGAGAAAAAGATTGCCCACTTTGACGTTAGCTGGTCGCACTGCTAAGGAATTGTGCGTGAAAATTTTTGAGGAGTTGGACTCTTGTCCAGTAACTATGCTTAACCATGCAGCTTACCTGGGCCGGGAGTTGATGCGGGCGGAATTGGCTCTAACTGGGGGCGGAGAATATATTCAGGATTAG